One window of the Lycorma delicatula isolate Av1 chromosome 3, ASM4794821v1, whole genome shotgun sequence genome contains the following:
- the LOC142322464 gene encoding uncharacterized protein LOC142322464 — MQSKSQTRMRLILLAVLQAAVLVTSVDVEDRDKRQTQPYYTASIPSRGPTPKPQPFASGQQTIVPRFPPFSPAPQGFRSSPADDEADQVDRNAVSPTPQYLLVRPQPTQQPAQYRSPAPQQIHQQQQQQSNQQQQQRARPPNNQDFRRPNINQKNQQQLTEEELAELEEEEKEEPDRLTQLLPNSKFSCSNRNTGYYADEGLNCEVFHYCQDNARHSWICPEGFLFHQVHLICMPPSSDNICKQSSNYHFVNDYLYRPINEEEVQRKPNVTLRYADRYYPENYYEEEENHAAPQPAQVRRPVQQNPNYQQQIPARTPVPLQYRQASTTNQVFHSPEEVNIPLQHRRPQYQQSSQSEEEY; from the exons gATGCGGTTAATACTTTTAGCAGTTCTGCAAGCAGCTGTGTTGGTAACAAGTGTAGATGTTGAAGACAGAGATAAAAGACAAACGCAGCCTTATTATACAGCGTCTATTCCATCTAGAGGACCCACACCTAAACCGCAACCGTTTGCTTCCGGACAACAAACGATTGTTCCTCGTTTTCCACCGTTTAGTCCAGCACCTCAAGGTTTTCGCAGCAGTCCTGCCGATGATGAAGCGGATCAAGTAGATCGTAACGCCGTTTCTCCAACACCGCAATATTTACTTGTCAGACCGCAACCTACTCAACAG ccAGCACAGTACAGAAGTCCAGCACCACAACAAATACACCAGCAGCAACAGCAACAATCAAATCAGCAACAACAGCAAAGAGCACGACCACCAAACAACCAAGATTTCCGTAGACCAAATATTAATCAAAAGAATCAACAACAACTTact GAGGAAGAATTGGCTGaattagaagaagaagaaaaggagGAACCCGATAGGCTGACACAATTATTACCAAACAGCAAATTCTCCTGTTCAAACAGAAATACTGGTTATTATGCTGATGAAGGTCTTAATTGTGAAGTATTTCATTACTGTCAGGACAATGCTAGACATTCTTGGATATGTCCAGAAGGATTCCTCTTCCATCAG gtaCATTTAATCTGCATGCCACCCAGCAGTGATAATATTTGCAAACAATCATCAAACTATCATTTTGTAAATGATTATCTATATCGACCAATTAATGAAGAAGAAGTACAAAGAAAACCAAATGTTACATTACGATATGCAGATAGATATTACCcagaaaattattatgaagaagaagaaaaccaTGCAGCACCACAACCAGCCCAAGTAAGACGTCCTGTACAACAAAATCCAAATTATCAACAACAGATTCCAGCAAGGACACCAGTGCCACTGCAATACAGGCAAGCAAGCACTACAAATCAAGTATTTCATTCTCCAGAAGAAGTAAATATACCATTACAACATCGACGACCACAATATCAGCAATCATCACAGAGTGAAGAAGAATACTGA